The Streptomyces puniciscabiei genomic interval CGTCCGGCTGCCGGTGGACCGCACGTTCTTCAGCGCGATCCCCCTCTACACCGAGACCACGGTGGTCGTGGTTCCGAAGGACCACCTGATCACGGCCGCGGACGAGGTCACTCTGGCGGATCTCGCCGACGAGGTGCTCTTCCATCCGCTGGACGACGTCTTCGACTGGGACGGCCCGCCCGGCGAACCCGCCTTCGAGCGCCCCGCGACGACCGAGGACGCGATCGAGCTGGTGGCCGCGAACGTCGGCCTCCTCGTCGTCCCGCAGTCCCTGGCCCGCCTCCACCACCGTAAGGACCTCACCTACCGCCCGGTCACCGACGCCCCCCAGTCCAGCGTCGCCCTGTCCTGGCCGGAGGAGGCCACCTCCGACCTGGTGGAGGACTTCATCGGCATCGTCCGCGGCCGCACCGTCAACAGCACGCGCGGCCGCGCCAAGCCTCCGGCGGAGCAGCAGCGGAAGCGCTCCGAAGCGAGCGGCACCCGGCAGAAACCGGCGCCGAAGCCGACGGGCCGCAACCCGCGGGCCCGCACGGCGGGGGGCAAGCCGACGCCCAAGCGGGGCAAGCCGCGCCGGAGGTCGTGAGCGGAGGGAGGCCGGCTTCCATCGCGCCGGTTCCCGACACCGACGGCGCCTTGTGGCGCGGTCGGGCGTGGCGGGGGCAGCCCCGGCGGCCGCGTGGCGGCGTGGACGCGACCCCCGGGAAGCGGGCCCCGGGCCCAGAGCCCGTCGGCACCGGTTCCAACGGCTTCCGGCTGCGGCAGCCGCGTCGGCCGGTCACGGAAATGGGTGCGGCTCGCCCCGCGCAAGGCTGCGGTCGGTGCCGTGCTGGGCGCGCGGGTGCTGATGCGGGACGCGAGCGCGTTTGGCGGGTGGGGGTTCGGCGAGGCGGGCCTCGGGTCGCGGCCCGGACAGTGCAGGGATCCTGGCATACGGCAACTTGTCCAGAGGCCATGCGCCCCACGCCCCGTACACACCCGGTGCCGTAGGCCCGATGCCGTACCGCCGCAGCCTCGACGTGCCGGCCCCGTCGCGCGACCGAGATCGACCGCCCTGCCACACGAGTCC includes:
- a CDS encoding LysR family transcriptional regulator substrate-binding protein; this translates as MTGSEESPSFRLAYVPGVTPAKWVRIWNERLPDVPLTLVQVPAAQASEVLRAGEADAGLVRLPVDRTFFSAIPLYTETTVVVVPKDHLITAADEVTLADLADEVLFHPLDDVFDWDGPPGEPAFERPATTEDAIELVAANVGLLVVPQSLARLHHRKDLTYRPVTDAPQSSVALSWPEEATSDLVEDFIGIVRGRTVNSTRGRAKPPAEQQRKRSEASGTRQKPAPKPTGRNPRARTAGGKPTPKRGKPRRRS